A genomic region of Solanum dulcamara chromosome 2, daSolDulc1.2, whole genome shotgun sequence contains the following coding sequences:
- the LOC129880767 gene encoding shaggy-related protein kinase epsilon-like: MNVMRRLKSIASGRSSVSDPGGDISLKRLKIEQEVDHRVDIEIQLEEPGTIAPKDDVTSTSEGSDASTLTVNTRQEKSGNKELPKEMSEMKIRDKNSYGHEDDLKDMEPTVISGNGTETGQIIVTTLSDRNGQKKQTLSYMAERVVGTGSFGVVFQAKCLETGESVAIKKVLQDRRYKNRELQIMRMLDHPNTVHLRHCFYSTTEKNEVYLNLVLEYVSETVYRVSRHYSQVNHHMPIIYVKLYMYQLCRALNYMHNVIGVCHRDIKPQNLLVNPHTQQLKICDFGSAKKLVPGEPNIAYICSRYYRSPELIFGATEYTTAIDMWSAGCVFAELLLGQPLFPGESSVDQLVEIIKILGTPTREEIRCMNPNYTEFKFPQIKAHPWHKIFQRRIPPEAVDLASRLLQYSPTLRCTALEACAHPFFDALREPNACLPNGRPLPPLFNFTPQELSGAPTELRQRLISEHTRK; this comes from the exons atgaaTGTGATGCGTCGCCTCAAGAGCATTGCTTCTGGACGATCTTCCGTTTCCGATCCT GGAGGGGATATTAGCCTAAAGAGACTAAAGATTGAGCAAGAAGTAGATCACAGGGTTGATATTGAAATTCAATTGGAAGAGCCAGGTACTATAGCGCCGAAGGATGATGTGACTTCTACATCCGAGGGAAGTGATGCTAGTACATTGACTGTCAATACTAGGCAAGAAAAATCTGGAAATAAGGAGCTTCCAAAAGAAATGAGTGAAATGAAAATTAGAGACAAAAACTCTTATGGCCATGAGGATGACTTAAAG GATATGGAGCCTACTGTTATTAGTGGTAACGGAACAGAAACAGGGCAGATAATTGTGACTACTTTGAGTGATCGAAATGGACAGAAGAAACAG ACACTGTCTTACATGGCTGAACGTGTAGTGGGTACGGGTTCATTTGGAGTTGTATTTCAG GCCAAGTGCTTAGAGACAGGTGAATCTGTCGCAATAAAGAAGGTCTTACAAGATAGGAGATACAAGAACAGGGAACTACAAATCATGCGCATGCTTGATCATCCTAATACTGTTCACCTGAGGCACTGTTTCTATTCTACTACTGAGAAGAATGAGGTTTACCTTAACCTTGTTCTGGAGTATGTGTCTGAAACTGTGTACCGAGTTTCAAGGCACTACAGCCAAGTGAACCATCACATGCCCATCATATATGTTAAATTGTACATGTACCAG CTATGTCGGGCTCTGAATTACATGCACAATGTAATTGGGGTATGTCACCGTGATATTAAACCTCAGAATCTTTTG GTTAATCCACACACTCAACAGTTAAAGATCTGTGATTTTGGAAGTGCAAAGAAGCTG GTGCCTGGGGAGCCCAATATAGCCTACATTTGTTCTCGGTATTATAGATCGCCTGAATTGATCTTTGGGGCTACAGAGTACACAACTGCAATTGATATGTGGTCAGCTGGTTGCGTTTTCGCTGAGCTACTTTTGGGACAG CCTCTTTTCCCTGGAGAAAGTAGTGTTGATCAGCTGGTGGAGATCATCAAG ATTTTGGGGACACCAACTAGAGAGGAAATTAGGTGCATGAATCCAAActatacagagttcaagtttcCTCAAATCAAAGCTCACCCGTGGCACAAG ATATTTCAGAGAAGAATTCCTCCTGAAGCAGTAGATCTAGCGTCAAGGCTGCTGCAATATTCACCAACTCTACGCTGTACTGCT TTGGAGGCATGTGCACACCCTTTCTTTGATGCTCTGAGGGAACCAAATGCTTGCTTACCAAATGGACGACCTTTGCCACCTCTATTCAACTTTACACCTCAAG AACTTTCTGGTGCACCTACTGAACTGAGACAACGCCTTATTTCTGAGCATACGAGGAAGTGA